From a single Oreochromis niloticus isolate F11D_XX linkage group LG3, O_niloticus_UMD_NMBU, whole genome shotgun sequence genomic region:
- the LOC100709289 gene encoding up-regulator of cell proliferation-like isoform X4, which translates to MDDHKNQSGETSGNKETELENLLEDLDIEQHYAEKLSLGRILELNEKTITDQPANCNSDLSWCFLKKLMMVNVTARNAKLVCESDSDAESQDSNLDFDDLYESPNNGSKINPLDIITALFLGSDGLVQQEMAVKMSMCQFSVPLLLPNCDTNQCTLMLWAMRDIVKKYRPQSLSESKGFIEDRIVLSELPMISFVRLGECSLSKSEILNKLLSNSQQYHDTFVRYNMECGDHPKRISNGLTEITWYLPCGNTNIDIFSQPVAVANLRGDVASFETQYSFLCQTSAAVFVFFDQLDSECSLLTKQHHKAEIFLVGNYERKGFKKDALKKVATKMGLTKNNIIIKTEKKNDADLVKDLRKTVRDVVENSKMKMTIEQMADIAHELGILVDEDSPECQTAKTNAEAITAEIQHIHRFKEDQLPRQGEIWKQLTWLEKEEFRLRNVGSENIEDYKSELQLQKKENREIQNSYNMSTAMTCFINAISSPGTERFYFLKWMRMNLDNLSRIKLSELREKYKEKCKNSENKKEIKEIDRQISNSSLGTEHFFREMGQIYEASLSLPQTDPSRQQLQHLPKLCAELLLGGFPLELVDGDASNIPLRWVSDVLSQLSDLVSPNRKILVVTVLGVQSTGKSTLLNTMFGVQFAISSGRCTRGAFMLLIKINEDMKKVLNCDFMLIIDTEGLKSPELAQLDNSYEHDNELATLVVGLSDITIVNIAMENSTEMKDILQIVVHAFLRMKEVGKKPKCVFVHQNVSDVSAHEKNSRDRKLLLEQLNEMTQAAAKMEKKEENKSFTDVMEYSPDTGN; encoded by the exons ATGGACGATCACAAAAACCAGTCTGGTGAGACATCTGGAAACAAAG AGACAGAGCTGGAAAACTTATTGGAGGATCTGGACATTGAACAGCACTATGCAGAGAAGCTATCACTTGGCAGAATACTTGAGCTTAATGAGAAGACCATCACTGATCAACCTGCCAACTGTAACTCAGACCTTTCATGGTGTTTTCTAAAGAAACTGATGATGGTTAATGTGACAGCTAGAAATGCAAAATTAGTGTGTGAATCAGACTCTGATGCTGAATCACAGGATTCAAACTTAGATTTTGATGATCTGTATGAGAGCCCAAACAATGGTAGCAAGATAAACCCCCTTGATATAATCACTGCTCTCTTTCTGGGTTCTGATGGTCTTGTGCAGCAGGAAATGGCAGTAAAAATGTCCATGTGTCAGTTctctgttcctctgctgcttccCAATTGTGACACCAATCAGTGCACACTCATGCTGTGGGCCATGAGAGACATTGTTAAAAAGTACAGACCTCAGTCTCTGTCAGAATCCAAGGGCTTCATTGAAGACAGAATCGTTCTGTCTGAACTTCCAATGATTTCTTTTGTCAGACTGGGTGAGTGCTCCTTGTCCAAGTCAGAGATTCTCAATAAGCTTCTGAGCAATTCTCAGCAGTACCATGACACCTTTGTTCGCTACAACATGGAGTGTGGTGACCATCCAAAAAGAATATCCAACGGACTGACTGAAATTACTTGGTATCTTCCTTGTGGAAACACAAACATTGATATTTTCAGCCAGCCTGTGGCTGTAGCTAACCTTCGTGGGGACGTTGCTTCATTTGAAACACAATACTCCTTTCTGTGTCAGACATCTGCAgcagtttttgtgttctttGACCAGCTGGACTCTGAGTGCAGTTTACTTACTAAACAACACCATAAGGCAGAGATCTTCTTAGTGGGTAACTATGAGAGAAAGGGCTTCAAAAAAGACGCTCTGAAAAAAGTAGCTACTAAAATGGGTTTGACTAAGAACAACATCATTattaagacagaaaagaaaaatgatgcagACTTGGTAAAAGATCTGAGAAAAACAGTCAGAGATGTAGTTGAGAACTCAAAGATGAAGATGACAATAGAGCAGATGGCAGACATTGCCCATGAACTGGGAATCCTGGTTGATGAAGACTCTCCAGAGTGCCAGACTGCAAAGACAAATGCAGAAGCCATCACTGCAGAAATTCAACATATCCATAGATTCAAAGAAGATCAGCTTCCACGACAAGGTGAAATATGGAAACAACTGACCTGGTTAGAGAAGGAAGAATTTCGACTTCGAAATGTTGGGTCTGAAAATATTGAAGATTACAAAAGTGAACTTCAgctacagaaaaaagaaaatcggGAAATTCAGAACTCTTATAACATGTCAACAGCTATGACATGTTTCATCAATGCAATATCAAGCCCAGGAACAGAGAGGTTTTATTTCCTGAAATGGATGCGAATGAACCTTGATAACCTGTCTCGTATAAAACTTTCTGAACTTCGggagaaatataaagaaaaatgcaaGAACTCTGAGAACAAGAAGGAGATCAAGGAGATTGACAGACAAATTTCCAACAGCTCACTGGGGACTGAACACTTCTTCCGTGAAATGGGTCAGATCTATGAAGCCTCACTGTCCCTTCCACAAACAGATCCATCACGTCAACAGCTGCAGCATCTGCCCAAACTGTGTGCAGAGTTGTTGCTTGGTGGATTTCCTCTTGAGCTTGTAGATGGAGATGCATCCAACATCCCTCTCAGATGGGTGAGTGATGTTCTCTCTCAGCTCAGTGACTTGGTGTCTCCAAACAGAAAGATCCTGGTAGTCACAGTTCTTGGAGTTCAGAGCACAGGAAAGTCCACTCTCCTTAACACCATGTTTGGAGTGCAGTTTGCAATCAGCAGTGGTCGATGTACTCGAGGTGCCTTTATGCTGCTCATCAAAATCaatgaagacatgaaaaaagTCCTAAACTGTGACTTCATGCTGATCATTGACACTGAGGGCTTAAAGTCACCAGAACTTGCACAACTGGACAACAGCTATGAGCACGACAATGAGCTTGCTACACTTGTTGTGGGGCTGAGTGACATCACCATTGTTAATATTGCAATGGAGAATTCAACTGAAATGAAGGACATCCTACAAATAGTTGTGCATGCTTTTCTCAGGATGAAGGAGGTGGGCAAAAAgccaaaatgtgtgtttgttcacCAGAATGTGTCCGATGTTTCAGCCCATGAGAAGAACTCACGAGACAGGAAACTGCTCCTGGAACAGTTAAATGAG ATGACCCAGGCAGCAGccaaaatggaaaagaaagaggagaacaAGAGCTTCACTGATGTGATGGAGTACAGTCCAGACACTGGGAACTAG
- the LOC102078138 gene encoding uncharacterized protein LOC102078138, with product MERSVFNQLKAAAEIKEGMAEIEKIKKTHAQEIEKAVCALIDECRKKNIQMGETELENEFHKMWSETLEKLSFSEQKTTNVFTSVSHYLRNNLSHRGSHACELLSQKSLQDCGKKPFKYTAKGLYNQLKHKVSKFFHTEDHIMIVQKLYDNIIEACTQFVSEKVKQKKNYCDTYIEEILHIIDEKLQKNQDVQTDIEFEVSLKQHICGFAAREFQEMHEDFIQENDPYRCLMKNKEKFCADFIDVFYKRDQCQKKAEEFTNRCLKPAVKDFISRSLGTDIIDQMLTCEQFSTRMSFQYSVLLDLLSKEYTWNIF from the coding sequence ATGGAAAGGAGTGTTTTtaatcagctcaaagcagcagcagaaatcaaAGAGGGAATGGCAgaaattgaaaaaattaaaaagactcATGCACAAGAGATTGAAAAGGCCGTTTGTGCACTAATTGATGAATGTCGGAAAAAGAATATCCAGATGGGGGAGACAGAACTGGAAAATGAATTTCACAAGATGTGGAGTGAAACTCTGGagaaactttctttttctgaacAAAAGACAACAAATGTCTTCACCAGTGTATCTCACTACCTGAGAAACAATCTGTCACACAGGGGGAGTCATGCATGTGAATTATTAAGTCAAAAAAGTCTGCAGGATTGTGGAAAAAAGCCTTTCAAATATACAGCGAAAGGATTGTACAACCAATTGAAACACAAAGTCAGCAAGTTTTTCCACACTGAAGATCACATAATGATTGTACAAAAACTGTATGACAACATCATAGAGGCCTGCACTcagtttgtgagtgaaaaagtgaaacaaaaaaagaattacTGTGACACTTACATCGAGGAGATCCTTCACATCATTGATGAGAAGCTGCAAAAGAATCAAGATGTTCAGACAGACATTGAGTTTGAAGTTTCTCTGAAACAGCACATCTGTGGATTTGCAGCCAGAGAGTTTCAAGAAATGCACGAAGATTTCATCCAAGAAAATGATCCCTACAGATGTCTGatgaaaaacaaggaaaagttTTGTGCTGATTTCATTGATGTGTTTTATAAACGAGACCAGTGTCAGAAGAAGGCAGAAGAATTTACCAACCGATGTTTGAAGCCTGCTGTTAAAGATTTTATCAGTCGATCTCTGGGAACTGATATCATTGATCAAATGCTGACATGTGAGCAGTTCAGCACACGAATGTCCTTCCAGTATTCAGTTTTACTGGATTTACTTTCAAAGGAATATACCTGGAATATATTCTGA
- the LOC100709289 gene encoding up-regulator of cell proliferation-like isoform X3, which yields MDDHKNQSGETSGNKETELENLLEDLDIEQHYAEKLSLGRILELNEKTITDQPANCNSDLSWCFLKKLMMVNVTARNAKLVCESDSDAESQDSNLDFDDLYESPNNGSKINPLDIITALFLGSDGLVQQEMAVKMSMCQFSVPLLLPNCDTNQCTLMLWAMRDIVKKYRPQSLSESKGFIEDRIVLSELPMISFVRLGECSLSKSEILNKLLSNSQQYHDTFVRYNMECGDHPKRISNGLTEITWYLPCGNTNIDIFSQPVAVANLRGDVASFETQYSFLCQTSAAVFVFFDQLDSECSLLTKQHHKAEIFLVGNYERKGFKKDALKKVATKMGLTKNNIIIKTEKKNDADLVKDLRKTVRDVVENSKMKMTIEQMADIAHELGILVDEDSPECQTAKTNAEAITAEIQHIHRFKEDQLPRQGEIWKQLTWLEKEEFRLRNVGSENIEDYKSELQLQKKENREIQNSYNMSTAMTCFINAISSPGTERFYFLKWMRMNLDNLSRIKLSELREKYKEKCKNSENKKEIKEIDRQISNSSLGTEHFFREMGQIYEASLSLPQTDPSRQQLQHLPKLCAELLLGGFPLELVDGDASNIPLRWVSDVLSQLSDLVSPNRKILVVTVLGVQSTGKSTLLNTMFGVQFAISSGRCTRGAFMLLIKINEDMKKVLNCDFMLIIDTEGLKSPELAQLDNSYEHDNELATLVVGLSDITIVNIAMENSTEMKDILQIVVHAFLRMKEVGKKPKCVFVHQNVSDVSAHEKNSRDRKLLLEQLNEMTQAAAKMEKKEENKSFTDVMEYSPDTGNWYIPGLWNGNPPMAPVNAGYSEAVYELKKHIIQLLGNCESSANDISEFKEWVRSLWTAVKHENFIFSFRNSLVADAYMRLCTEFNKWEWEFKKQMYTWVTNAETKISNLGTDAAKSESTDMREFLTSLKSEASELLSTWETRLLDNLKQYFKQTEGHVYLVEGYREEFSNSVKSL from the exons ATGGACGATCACAAAAACCAGTCTGGTGAGACATCTGGAAACAAAG AGACAGAGCTGGAAAACTTATTGGAGGATCTGGACATTGAACAGCACTATGCAGAGAAGCTATCACTTGGCAGAATACTTGAGCTTAATGAGAAGACCATCACTGATCAACCTGCCAACTGTAACTCAGACCTTTCATGGTGTTTTCTAAAGAAACTGATGATGGTTAATGTGACAGCTAGAAATGCAAAATTAGTGTGTGAATCAGACTCTGATGCTGAATCACAGGATTCAAACTTAGATTTTGATGATCTGTATGAGAGCCCAAACAATGGTAGCAAGATAAACCCCCTTGATATAATCACTGCTCTCTTTCTGGGTTCTGATGGTCTTGTGCAGCAGGAAATGGCAGTAAAAATGTCCATGTGTCAGTTctctgttcctctgctgcttccCAATTGTGACACCAATCAGTGCACACTCATGCTGTGGGCCATGAGAGACATTGTTAAAAAGTACAGACCTCAGTCTCTGTCAGAATCCAAGGGCTTCATTGAAGACAGAATCGTTCTGTCTGAACTTCCAATGATTTCTTTTGTCAGACTGGGTGAGTGCTCCTTGTCCAAGTCAGAGATTCTCAATAAGCTTCTGAGCAATTCTCAGCAGTACCATGACACCTTTGTTCGCTACAACATGGAGTGTGGTGACCATCCAAAAAGAATATCCAACGGACTGACTGAAATTACTTGGTATCTTCCTTGTGGAAACACAAACATTGATATTTTCAGCCAGCCTGTGGCTGTAGCTAACCTTCGTGGGGACGTTGCTTCATTTGAAACACAATACTCCTTTCTGTGTCAGACATCTGCAgcagtttttgtgttctttGACCAGCTGGACTCTGAGTGCAGTTTACTTACTAAACAACACCATAAGGCAGAGATCTTCTTAGTGGGTAACTATGAGAGAAAGGGCTTCAAAAAAGACGCTCTGAAAAAAGTAGCTACTAAAATGGGTTTGACTAAGAACAACATCATTattaagacagaaaagaaaaatgatgcagACTTGGTAAAAGATCTGAGAAAAACAGTCAGAGATGTAGTTGAGAACTCAAAGATGAAGATGACAATAGAGCAGATGGCAGACATTGCCCATGAACTGGGAATCCTGGTTGATGAAGACTCTCCAGAGTGCCAGACTGCAAAGACAAATGCAGAAGCCATCACTGCAGAAATTCAACATATCCATAGATTCAAAGAAGATCAGCTTCCACGACAAGGTGAAATATGGAAACAACTGACCTGGTTAGAGAAGGAAGAATTTCGACTTCGAAATGTTGGGTCTGAAAATATTGAAGATTACAAAAGTGAACTTCAgctacagaaaaaagaaaatcggGAAATTCAGAACTCTTATAACATGTCAACAGCTATGACATGTTTCATCAATGCAATATCAAGCCCAGGAACAGAGAGGTTTTATTTCCTGAAATGGATGCGAATGAACCTTGATAACCTGTCTCGTATAAAACTTTCTGAACTTCGggagaaatataaagaaaaatgcaaGAACTCTGAGAACAAGAAGGAGATCAAGGAGATTGACAGACAAATTTCCAACAGCTCACTGGGGACTGAACACTTCTTCCGTGAAATGGGTCAGATCTATGAAGCCTCACTGTCCCTTCCACAAACAGATCCATCACGTCAACAGCTGCAGCATCTGCCCAAACTGTGTGCAGAGTTGTTGCTTGGTGGATTTCCTCTTGAGCTTGTAGATGGAGATGCATCCAACATCCCTCTCAGATGGGTGAGTGATGTTCTCTCTCAGCTCAGTGACTTGGTGTCTCCAAACAGAAAGATCCTGGTAGTCACAGTTCTTGGAGTTCAGAGCACAGGAAAGTCCACTCTCCTTAACACCATGTTTGGAGTGCAGTTTGCAATCAGCAGTGGTCGATGTACTCGAGGTGCCTTTATGCTGCTCATCAAAATCaatgaagacatgaaaaaagTCCTAAACTGTGACTTCATGCTGATCATTGACACTGAGGGCTTAAAGTCACCAGAACTTGCACAACTGGACAACAGCTATGAGCACGACAATGAGCTTGCTACACTTGTTGTGGGGCTGAGTGACATCACCATTGTTAATATTGCAATGGAGAATTCAACTGAAATGAAGGACATCCTACAAATAGTTGTGCATGCTTTTCTCAGGATGAAGGAGGTGGGCAAAAAgccaaaatgtgtgtttgttcacCAGAATGTGTCCGATGTTTCAGCCCATGAGAAGAACTCACGAGACAGGAAACTGCTCCTGGAACAGTTAAATGAGATGACCCAGGCAGCAGccaaaatggaaaagaaagaggagaacaAGAGCTTCACTGATGTGATGGAGTACAGTCCAGACACTGGGAACTGGTACATTCCTGGACTCTGGAATGGAAACCCACCAATGGCACCAGTCAATGCAGGCTACAGTGAGGCTGTATATGAGCTCAAGAAACACATCATCCAACTGCTGGGAAACTGTGAGTCATCGGCTAATGATATCTCTGAGTTTAAAGAGTGGGTGAGAAGCCTGTGGACTGcagtaaaacatgaaaactttATCTTCAGCTTCAGAAACAGCCTCGTAGCTGATGCATACATGAGACTCTGCACAGAATTCAACAAATGGGAGTGGGAattcaaaaaacaaatgtaCACCTGGGTAACAAATGCAGAAACTAAAATTTCCAATTTGGGTACAGATGCAGCAAAATCTGAATCTACTGACATGAGAGAATTTCTCACATCTTTGAAAAGTGAAGCCTCCGAACTGCTGTCCACATGGGAGACAAGACTTCTAGATAATCTGAAACAGTATTTCAAGCAAACAGAGGGTCATGTTTATCTGGTTGAAGGATACAGAGAGGAATTCTCAAACAGTGTAAAGAGCCTTTGA
- the pop7 gene encoding ribonuclease P protein subunit p20 → MTEPRNPSMSSIPQTGPAHTDSSSPAVEMDPVEYTLRKRLPRKLPKRRNDVYVNMKTDFRAQLARCQKLLEGGGHREICVHGLGLAINRAINIALQLQASSQGALQLAANTSTVELVDDLEPEDPDEAGEPMTRTRNNSAIHIKVFYPDPQ, encoded by the coding sequence ATGACGGAGCCACGCAACCCCAGTATGTCCTCCATCCCTCAGACGGGCCCTGCACACACAGACTCCAGTTCACCTGCTGTAGAGATGGACCCAGTGGAGTACACTCTAAGGAAACGTCTTCCCCGGAAGCTCCCAAAGAGACGCAACGACGTCTACGTCAACATGAAGACGGATTTCCGGGCTCAGCTGGCGCGCTGTCAGAAGCTTCTGGAAGGTGGGGGTCACAGAGAGATCTGTGTTCACGGCTTGGGCCTGGCCATCAACCGGGCTATTAACATTGCCCTTCAGCTGCAGGCCAGCAGTCAGGGGGCGCTACAGCTGGCAGCCAACACCTCCACAGTGGAGCTTGTGGATGACCTGGAGCCCGAAGATCCGGACGAGGCCGGAGAGCCGATGACGCGTACACGTAACAATTCGGCCATTCACATAAAGGTGTTCTATCCTGACCCTCAGTGA
- the epoa gene encoding erythropoietin isoform X2, whose product MLQKTGRGLLALLLLVLDWTQPGLSSPLRPICDLRVLNHFIQEARDAEGAMKSCREGCGLSQSVTVPQTTVDFDVWEKKNALEQAQEVQTGLWLLQQSLNTLQTSVTNTAMHSHIDNTIRNLLSINAVLRSLNIQEFTPPANATDLEGTWRVSLATELLQVHVNFLRGKVHLLLSSAQACKPDVS is encoded by the exons ATGTTGCAGAAAACAGGTAGAG GACTGCTTGCCTTGCTGTTGTTAGTGTTGGACTGGACCCAGCCAGGCTTGTCATCCCCACTGAGGCCAATTTGTGACCTGAGGGTCCTGAACCATTTCATACAGGAAGCACGAGACGCAGAAGGTGCTATG AAGTCATGTAGAGAAGGCTGTGGCCTGTCCCAGTCTGTCACCGTCCCCCAGACTACAGTAGACTTTGATGTATGGGAGAAGAAAAAT GCACTGGAGCAAGCCCAGGAGGTGCAGACtggtttatggttgttacaacAGTCCCTCAACACGCTCCAGACGTCGGTCACCAACACAGCAATGCACAGTCACATAGACAACACCATCAGAAACCTGCTCAGCATCAACGCTGTGCTGCGTAGTCTCAACATCCAG GAATTTACACCACCAGCAAATGCAACAGACCTTGAGGGAACATGGAGGGTGTCCTTAGCAACAGAGCTGCTTCAGGTCCACGTCAACTTCCTGCGAGGCAAAGTGCACCTTCTTCTTTCGAGTGCACAGGCATGCAAGCCAGATGTCAGCTGA
- the epoa gene encoding erythropoietin isoform X1 produces the protein MGNRRTYGPNREDPVRGYADAAMEFPRLLALLLLVLDWTQPGLSSPLRPICDLRVLNHFIQEARDAEGAMKSCREGCGLSQSVTVPQTTVDFDVWEKKNALEQAQEVQTGLWLLQQSLNTLQTSVTNTAMHSHIDNTIRNLLSINAVLRSLNIQEFTPPANATDLEGTWRVSLATELLQVHVNFLRGKVHLLLSSAQACKPDVS, from the exons ATGGGCAATAGACGGACCTATGGGCCAAACCGCGAGGACCCTGTGAGGGGCTATGCGGATGCCGCTATGGAGTTTCCCA GACTGCTTGCCTTGCTGTTGTTAGTGTTGGACTGGACCCAGCCAGGCTTGTCATCCCCACTGAGGCCAATTTGTGACCTGAGGGTCCTGAACCATTTCATACAGGAAGCACGAGACGCAGAAGGTGCTATG AAGTCATGTAGAGAAGGCTGTGGCCTGTCCCAGTCTGTCACCGTCCCCCAGACTACAGTAGACTTTGATGTATGGGAGAAGAAAAAT GCACTGGAGCAAGCCCAGGAGGTGCAGACtggtttatggttgttacaacAGTCCCTCAACACGCTCCAGACGTCGGTCACCAACACAGCAATGCACAGTCACATAGACAACACCATCAGAAACCTGCTCAGCATCAACGCTGTGCTGCGTAGTCTCAACATCCAG GAATTTACACCACCAGCAAATGCAACAGACCTTGAGGGAACATGGAGGGTGTCCTTAGCAACAGAGCTGCTTCAGGTCCACGTCAACTTCCTGCGAGGCAAAGTGCACCTTCTTCTTTCGAGTGCACAGGCATGCAAGCCAGATGTCAGCTGA